The following are encoded together in the Clostridia bacterium genome:
- a CDS encoding YeiH family putative sulfate export transporter, which translates to MKNFLKTVWGILPGFLVAFIVAVFAKWVESLLPVHIIGASVIALFVGMIINAFWQPKVLKAGLKFTSKKILKFAIILLGASLNVGVILSVGKMSLMVMAFTLLTCFGGGYFIGKALKLNWKLSNLISAGTGICGGSAIAAIAPVIDADDTDVAYAMSATFLFDMAMIVLFPIMGEMLNLSDVAYGLWAGTAVNDTSSVVAAGYAYSEGAGDFATMVKLTRTLSIIPTVLVFTFINIRLKRKNNIEMKNEKKTNIWSLFPWFIAGFLALATINSLGFIPETVSGTVKDISKFLMVTALAAIGLNTSFKDMKKSGVNPMVHGFIISALVVVVAIAVEWCMGLV; encoded by the coding sequence ATGAAAAACTTTTTAAAAACAGTATGGGGGATTCTTCCCGGTTTTTTAGTGGCATTCATCGTTGCTGTGTTTGCAAAATGGGTGGAGAGTCTGCTTCCTGTACATATCATCGGTGCATCTGTGATTGCGCTTTTTGTGGGCATGATTATCAACGCGTTCTGGCAGCCGAAGGTGTTAAAAGCAGGACTTAAATTTACCTCTAAGAAAATTTTAAAGTTTGCAATTATCTTACTTGGTGCATCTTTGAATGTGGGCGTTATTTTGTCGGTCGGTAAAATGTCGCTTATGGTTATGGCGTTTACCTTGCTTACCTGCTTTGGCGGTGGATATTTTATCGGCAAGGCATTAAAGCTTAATTGGAAGCTTTCCAATTTGATTTCGGCAGGAACCGGCATTTGCGGCGGATCTGCCATTGCGGCAATTGCTCCGGTTATTGATGCGGATGATACCGATGTTGCCTATGCGATGTCCGCGACCTTTTTGTTTGATATGGCGATGATTGTGCTGTTTCCGATTATGGGTGAAATGTTAAATCTTTCGGACGTGGCATATGGTTTATGGGCGGGGACTGCAGTAAACGATACCTCAAGCGTTGTGGCGGCAGGATATGCTTATTCCGAAGGGGCAGGCGACTTTGCCACCATGGTAAAGCTGACACGCACCCTTTCCATTATTCCGACCGTGCTGGTGTTTACGTTTATCAACATACGTTTGAAGCGCAAAAACAACATTGAAATGAAAAATGAAAAGAAAACCAATATCTGGAGTTTGTTTCCCTGGTTTATTGCAGGATTTCTGGCTTTGGCGACAATAAACAGTCTTGGGTTTATTCCTGAAACGGTTTCGGGCACAGTTAAGGATATAAGTAAATTTTTAATGGTTACCGCTCTTGCGGCAATCGGCCTGAATACCAGCTTTAAGGATATGAAAAAATCCGGTGTAAATCCCATGGTTCACGGGTTTATCATTTCTGCGTTGGTGGTTGTGGTTGCCATAGCGGTTGAGTGGTGCATGGGACTTGTATAA